The genomic segment GCTGGATGATGGCGTGGTCGCGAAGACCCAAGACCGTGCGGCGATCCGGGGCGGCCAGCAGCGCGTCCACCTGTTCGAGCGAGAGGAAATGAGGGAGCTTCTTCCAGCGCGCCGGGAACTCGATCTGCGCGGTCGGGTCCTTCTCTATCGCCTTCTCGCGCAAAAGGAAGGCGAAGAGGCCGCGTATGACCACTAGGTATCTGGTCACGCTGCGCGAGGTCAGATCCCCTTTGTGCAGCAAGACCAGAAACGAGAGCACCTCTTTGTCGCTCGCGACCTGCGCGTCCGTCACGTCCGCGGCCGCCATGTGCTCCGCGAACCTGCGCAGGTCGTGGCCGTACGCCTCCAGCGTGTTCGGAGAGAGGTGTCTTTCGACCCTGAGGTGGGTGAGGTATTTGTCGATGGCGTGGTCGATCAACATTCTTGCCTCAATCTGAAAACTAATCTAATACATCGGCATGCGCATAATCAAGGATCTCGGTGCAGGCTTCAGATATCTTCTCAAAGGCTTCACCTTCCTGGCGGGCAATCCCAGGCTGTGGGCCTGGGCCGTGATGCCGACCGTCATCAACATCATACTGCTCGCGGCCATGATCGCCCTCTTCGCCCACTTCTACGGGGACCTGTACACGTGGCTCGCGGCAAGGCTCGGAATCCACGGCTTCGCCGTCGCGGACGCCTGGTGGCAGCACCTCATAAACTGGATCATCTGGGCAGGCAACATGCTCTTCCAGATCCTGATCGTGCTGCTCAGCCTCATCATCTTCCTCATAGTCTCGTATGCCGCGAGCTTCGTCGTGGCAGGCCCGTTCAACGACATGCTCTCGGAGCGCGTGGAGGTCATGGTCACGGGCATCCCGCCCCCTCCCTTCACCTTGAAGAAGTTCCTCTCCGACCTGTGGCGCACGATAAAGGTCGAGTCCACGAAGGCCGGGGTCCTGCTGGCCATACCGGTGGTCCTGTTCGTTGTGAGCTTCATCCCCATAGTCGGCGGCCCGCTGTACGTGGTCCTCATCTTCTTCTTCGGCGCATGGGACCTGGGTTTCTCCTACGCAGACCTCCCCTTTGGCCGCAAGGCCGTGCCCTTCAAAACTAGATGGGCGTTCGCCAGACGCGAGAAGTGGGCGCTCATCGGCCTCGGCGCGGGTTTCATCGTCCCCTTCTTCGCCCTCATCTTCGCGCCCCCCATGGTCGTCGGCGGGACGCTCTTGTACGTCGAGAAATACCTTAAAGAAAAAACTTGAAGGATTGACACCCATCGCGTTGATATTGCATAACACCCGTCATGCCGGTACGGCGTTCTAAAGACACTGTAACACAAACCCAAAGGCATAAGGCCTCCTTCGTGTATCCCTGCGCATCCGATCCTACGCACGGCAACAGGCTCATCGTGGAGATCGGGCCGGGACGCGGGGACTTCCTCTTTCATCTGGCCGAGTCAAATCCCGACGCGGAGATAGTCGGCATCGAGATCAAGGGAAAGCGCGTGGACAAGCTGATCGCCAGGATCGAGCGGCGCAGGTTCGCGAACGTGACCATCATCCAGGACGATGCTAGGGCCGCCCTCCCCCGCCACTTCGCCCAGGGAACGGTGAACGAGATCCACATCCAGTTCCCGGACCCGTGGCCCAAGAGGCGACACGAGAAGCACAGGCCGATAAACGAGGAGCTGCTCGCGGACTGCGCGAGGGTACTCAGGCCCGGCGGCACGCTCAGCTTCATAACTGACCACAGGCCATACGCCGAGCTCTCGTCAGGCATGCTCGCGCGCACCAAGGGGCTGACAAATTGCTACGAGGCCCCTTTTGTCACTGATCTTGCCGACGCATTCCCCACCCTTTTCAGCGAGAAGTGGAAGGCCGAGGGCCGCACGATATATTACCAGAGGTATATCAAGCCATTGCCTTCCCCAAGGGTAACCGTGTAAAAAATAACACGAAACTTTATAAGTGAACCGCCGATAACGAGCCATGAGTTTTTGCGTCAAAGCGCCGTACGCGTTTCTGTCCCCTTTGCCCACGGCCATGCAAGCCATGGCCACGGGCGCATTCAGCGCAGCCGTTTCACCCTGTCCTTTTCAAATCGTCGGTCCGAGCGCCGCAACATGCGGCGCTGCCGCAGCCCTGAAGAGGAGCGCTGCTCGTTTCGCGCCGCTGTGCGAAACGAGCGCTGCGGCGCTGGACAGAAAGATAAAGGAGATACTGCTCAGGGAACCCTTCATCATTGATGAGCAAGGCCGCCCTACGATGATCGCCGAACCCTCGGAAGAACAGATGATTCTCCTGGCCGGCAACAAGCTGCGCTTCCCCAGACTGGAGGCGATCCACCGCCTGCTCTGCAAAGGCCGCGACCCCGGCGACCTCACGGCGATCGACAACGGGCCCGGCGACATTCCAAACCTCGCCTGCGCCCTGGGGAGGATGGGGACGAGGGTCACGGTGAAAGAGCCGTCGCACGTGCGCGCCCGGGATCATTTTCGTTTGATCGACAAGGTCATGCCGGAGATCGCACACCTGATCACGCACGCGGTCGATCTCGACGAGATCGACACGCCCGGCTCGGCCGATATCGTCTATTGGACGAATCCAACTCCGTGCATGCTCTCACGCGACGCGCTGTCTGACGAAGGGAAGACGCGCCTCTTCTTCGGCGATCTGGAGGAATATCTGGGCAGGGACGTCTCGGCCGGCGGTTTTCTCGTGATCCAGGCCGACAGCGTCGTCATTCAGGATATCGATTTCGATCCATATGCGTGGGAGGAGATAACCAGGGTCAGCATGGGCGTCGAACCCATCGCCGGCCTGGTGATGTCCACCAACCACTTCCAATACGAAAACCGCCTCATCGTCCTGCGCCGCAGATAAAAGCAAAGCCCCCGAAAGGGGGCTTTTTTCGATCTGAAACAAACTTGCCTGCTACAGCGTCCTTGTGAACGTGCCCGAGGCCGTGCCGCTGCAAGTCCCGTCGCCGTAATCGACGGTCCAGGCCGCGTTGGCAAACGACATGGTGTCGCCAATCTCGACGCCCGCCACGGTCATCGTTGTGCACTCGATCGTGGTCGTCTCGCCGCCGATCGTTATCGATCCGCCCCACATGATCTGGTTGGCCGAGATCTCGCCCGTGAGCGTGATGCCCTCGCTGGAGACCGAGAGCGTGTTGCCGGACTGCGTGAACGTGCCGCTCACGTCGAACGTGGTCACGGGAACCGGGCAGTCGTTTTCCGGCGTGGTTCCCACCAGCTCCCACGTCTGGCCGTCCAGGTCATAGGTCGGGGTCGCGGGTTCAGAGAACGCACATTCCGTACCGCCACCGCCGCAGCCAACCAGGGTCACAAGCGCCAGCACCACAAACAGATATCTCATATTTTCCCCCCTTCGTTATTGTTTATACAAATGACAAATCGGAAATTAGCACAGCGTGCCCGATAGGGCAACATTTCATGTCTATGGGAGAGGGTCGGGCTATCCTTCCTCCGTTTTTGCAGACGGAGCGAAATTGGGCAGCGATGCAGCGAAACGCAGCAGGTGTACAACGCCACTTCCTTATAACCTCCCTTCAGCTCGTTTCTATTAGGGCATTGCCTGGCACGGCATTTGCTTATGCTTGTTAGTATGCCCTACCTGCCAAGATACGAGATCATACATGACGATGCTTACTTCCATGTCACCTGGCAGTGCCATAACAAAGACTGGCTCATTCAGTGGGAATGGGCAAAACGTGCCTACTATGACCTCCTGCTCAAATATAAGGACAAGTACGGTGTTGAGATCTACTCCTACAACTTTATGGATAATCACCCGCACCTGACGGGCCATTTACAGAGTAAAGACAGCTTCTCCGCATTCTTCAGGGTGGTGAACAGCCAGTTCGCCAGGATCGTCAACAAGCAGCTAAAACGGCGCGGGCAGGTGGTCATGGACCGCTTTAAGTCCCCGCTGATCGAGTCGGACGAGCATATGCTTACGGTCATGGCGTATGTCGATCTCAATCAACACCGGGCCAAAAAGGTGACCCATCCCAGAAAGAACGATTGGTCCTCATACAGCTACTATGCCTACGGCAAGGCAGACCCGCTCATCACGCCCTCTCCTTCGTATCTAGCTTTGGGAAGGAATACGCTGGAGCGTCAGCGCGAGTATCGGGCTATCGTTGAAGCGCTGATGGAAAATCGGCGAATGATGAATATCTCGCATACACATTTTATAGGCAATCCAGACTGGGTGCTCAGGA from the bacterium genome contains:
- the trmB gene encoding tRNA (guanosine(46)-N7)-methyltransferase TrmB; amino-acid sequence: MPVRRSKDTVTQTQRHKASFVYPCASDPTHGNRLIVEIGPGRGDFLFHLAESNPDAEIVGIEIKGKRVDKLIARIERRRFANVTIIQDDARAALPRHFAQGTVNEIHIQFPDPWPKRRHEKHRPINEELLADCARVLRPGGTLSFITDHRPYAELSSGMLARTKGLTNCYEAPFVTDLADAFPTLFSEKWKAEGRTIYYQRYIKPLPSPRVTV
- a CDS encoding EI24 domain-containing protein — translated: MRIIKDLGAGFRYLLKGFTFLAGNPRLWAWAVMPTVINIILLAAMIALFAHFYGDLYTWLAARLGIHGFAVADAWWQHLINWIIWAGNMLFQILIVLLSLIIFLIVSYAASFVVAGPFNDMLSERVEVMVTGIPPPPFTLKKFLSDLWRTIKVESTKAGVLLAIPVVLFVVSFIPIVGGPLYVVLIFFFGAWDLGFSYADLPFGRKAVPFKTRWAFARREKWALIGLGAGFIVPFFALIFAPPMVVGGTLLYVEKYLKEKT
- a CDS encoding transposase, with protein sequence MPYLPRYEIIHDDAYFHVTWQCHNKDWLIQWEWAKRAYYDLLLKYKDKYGVEIYSYNFMDNHPHLTGHLQSKDSFSAFFRVVNSQFARIVNKQLKRRGQVVMDRFKSPLIESDEHMLTVMAYVDLNQHRAKKVTHPRKNDWSSYSYYAYGKADPLITPSPSYLALGRNTLERQREYRAIVEALMENRRMMNISHTHFIGNPDWVLRKYQELCERLGRKVTDVTVIRLTSPPA